A stretch of the Desulforamulus ferrireducens genome encodes the following:
- a CDS encoding tRNA (mnm(5)s(2)U34)-methyltransferase, which yields MVLINWFTVAKLGHHFLLEILQEGDTALDGTMGNGHDTLMLAQAVGARGKVYAFDIQTQAINKTREKLAAANVLDERVQLIQDSHHKLSEYIVGPLQGAIYNLGYLPGSDKEIITRTDTTLAALQQTLELLSKGGRLVIVVYPGHPGGQEEKEAIEDMASRLDARQYKVLKVNLLNCPPSAPGVILIEKVVEKV from the coding sequence GGTCTTGATTAATTGGTTTACAGTGGCCAAACTGGGGCATCATTTTCTTTTGGAAATTTTACAGGAAGGCGACACTGCATTGGACGGTACCATGGGTAACGGACATGATACCCTGATGCTAGCCCAAGCAGTGGGTGCCCGGGGTAAAGTATACGCCTTTGATATCCAGACACAGGCTATTAACAAGACCAGGGAAAAATTGGCTGCTGCCAATGTGCTGGATGAAAGGGTACAATTAATTCAAGACAGCCACCATAAACTTAGCGAATATATTGTAGGTCCTCTACAAGGGGCCATTTATAACTTAGGGTACCTGCCAGGTAGTGATAAAGAGATTATCACCCGTACAGATACCACCCTGGCTGCTCTGCAGCAAACCCTGGAGCTACTTTCAAAGGGTGGTCGTCTGGTCATTGTGGTCTACCCAGGACACCCGGGTGGGCAAGAGGAAAAGGAGGCTATAGAAGATATGGCTTCTCGGTTGGATGCTCGTCAATACAAGGTACTCAAGGTAAATTTGCTTAACTGTCCACCCTCGGCACCGGGCGTAATACTTATAGAGAAGGTGGTGGAAAAGGTATGA
- the argR gene encoding arginine repressor, translating into MKTQRQAKILELVRERTIETQEELAAALRAEGFEVTQATVSRDIKELSLIKIPGENNTSYYASPDEPLMRRGGEERLKRLVRLSLSDINSSENLIIIKTPPGEAQGMASAIDHIHWPEIIGTVAGDDTILVIVKPKEVASQVVQRFLDLARR; encoded by the coding sequence ATGAAAACACAACGTCAAGCCAAAATATTGGAACTGGTGCGGGAAAGAACCATAGAAACTCAGGAGGAACTGGCTGCCGCCCTGCGGGCGGAAGGGTTTGAAGTTACCCAAGCCACAGTTTCCAGAGACATTAAGGAACTTAGTTTAATTAAAATACCCGGCGAAAATAATACTTCTTACTATGCCTCCCCCGATGAACCTTTAATGCGTCGAGGCGGTGAGGAACGCTTAAAACGCTTGGTTAGACTCTCCCTCAGCGATATTAACTCCAGCGAGAATTTAATTATCATAAAGACCCCGCCTGGGGAAGCCCAGGGGATGGCCTCGGCCATTGATCATATCCATTGGCCGGAAATTATTGGTACCGTAGCAGGGGATGACACCATCTTAGTTATTGTTAAGCCCAAAGAGGTTGCTTCACAGGTTGTGCAGAGATTTTTGGATCTGGCAAGGAGGTAA
- the recN gene encoding DNA repair protein RecN — MLRSLYIKNFALIDDIEVTFEPGLCVVTGETGAGKSMLIDALQVALGSRASSDFIRAGREKAIVQATFDVAELTWLKQRLAEQGIDCDEDQLLIFTRELSRNGKNVCRVNGRLTNLSVYREAGMGLVDMLGQHEQQTLLNQDRHRWLLDRLGGTELLNQAQKIKDIYRQWKEATAQLEELESNARELARRMDMLNFQVQEIKKADLKPGEEEELFIERRLLVNSEKISRLAGEVYQYLYGGEARVKPAVETVGQAVSSLRELCEIDANLSGLLEMVESALYQIEDVAREISSYQDNIEYNPQRLDNIEHRLSLIKQLKYKYGTTVEEILAYQKAAAAELDLLSNSTERAEELKNRIAALAKEWHQEAKLLSKLRQGAASKLEQDVARELKYLEMKGLEFKVGFKSRKDISPHGLEEIEFLIAPNPGEPPRPLQKIASGGELSRIMLALKVLLARIDEVPTLIFDEVDTGVGGKALQAIGEKLAHIGNSKQVICVTHGPQVACFADAHYLISKSVEDGHAKTSVVQLDEEGRIAELARMLAGREITDVVKNHASQMLKMSAVYKQKAL, encoded by the coding sequence GTGCTCCGGTCGTTGTATATTAAAAATTTTGCTTTAATAGATGATATTGAAGTAACCTTTGAACCAGGTCTCTGTGTAGTTACCGGTGAAACCGGGGCCGGTAAATCGATGCTCATAGATGCTTTACAGGTAGCCTTGGGCAGCCGGGCTTCCTCTGATTTTATCCGGGCTGGCAGGGAAAAAGCCATTGTCCAGGCCACCTTTGATGTGGCCGAATTAACCTGGTTAAAACAACGGTTAGCCGAGCAGGGCATTGATTGCGATGAGGATCAATTATTGATCTTTACAAGGGAGTTGTCCCGCAACGGTAAAAATGTCTGCCGCGTAAATGGCCGCCTAACCAATCTTAGTGTCTATCGAGAAGCAGGTATGGGGCTGGTGGATATGTTGGGCCAGCACGAACAACAAACCCTGCTTAATCAGGATAGACACCGCTGGCTTTTGGACAGACTGGGCGGCACAGAACTGTTAAACCAGGCTCAGAAGATTAAGGACATTTACCGACAATGGAAAGAGGCAACAGCCCAATTAGAGGAACTGGAAAGCAATGCCCGGGAGTTAGCCAGACGGATGGATATGCTTAACTTTCAGGTACAGGAGATTAAAAAGGCTGACTTAAAACCGGGGGAAGAAGAAGAGCTATTTATTGAACGACGTTTACTGGTCAACTCGGAGAAGATTTCCCGATTAGCCGGAGAGGTCTACCAATACCTGTATGGTGGTGAAGCCCGGGTCAAACCGGCGGTAGAAACGGTGGGACAGGCTGTTTCATCTCTGAGGGAATTGTGTGAAATAGATGCCAACCTGAGTGGCTTGTTGGAGATGGTGGAAAGCGCCCTCTACCAAATAGAGGATGTAGCCAGGGAAATCTCCTCCTACCAGGACAACATAGAATACAATCCCCAAAGGTTAGACAATATTGAACACAGATTATCTTTGATCAAACAACTAAAGTATAAATATGGAACGACAGTGGAGGAAATTTTAGCCTATCAGAAAGCGGCGGCAGCTGAGTTAGATTTGCTAAGCAATAGTACAGAGCGGGCCGAGGAATTAAAGAATAGGATCGCTGCCTTAGCCAAGGAATGGCACCAGGAGGCTAAATTACTGAGTAAACTGCGCCAAGGGGCAGCCAGTAAGCTGGAACAAGATGTGGCCAGGGAATTAAAATATTTGGAAATGAAGGGCCTGGAATTTAAAGTTGGGTTTAAGTCAAGAAAGGACATCTCCCCCCATGGCTTGGAGGAAATTGAGTTTTTAATTGCACCAAACCCAGGGGAACCACCGCGGCCGCTGCAAAAAATTGCCTCGGGTGGTGAGCTTTCCCGGATTATGCTGGCACTTAAGGTTTTACTGGCCAGAATAGACGAAGTACCTACTTTGATTTTTGATGAAGTTGATACAGGTGTGGGGGGCAAAGCCTTACAAGCCATTGGTGAAAAATTGGCACACATTGGTAATTCAAAACAGGTTATCTGTGTTACCCACGGTCCCCAGGTGGCATGTTTTGCCGATGCGCATTATTTAATTAGTAAATCAGTTGAGGATGGCCATGCTAAGACATCGGTGGTTCAGCTGGATGAAGAGGGAAGAATAGCTGAATTGGCTCGGATGCTGGCAGGTAGGGAAATAACCGATGTGGTTAAAAACCACGCCAGCCAAATGCTTAAAATGTCGGCGGTTTATAAACAAAAGGCTTTATAA
- the spoIVB gene encoding SpoIVB peptidase produces the protein MAIIFLGLCLQLPFQLLNHLPIQQSVSVGDKLSFDIGLPKYLEQNLLKYSYETNLNSSAIITTGNITPVATTPGQLDVQVKLFGLIPVRNISVNVIPEIRVIPGGQAVGVMIESEGVMVVGRSAIIDEEGKRHNPAAEAGIQLGDILLSVNDQVVETESQAQEMINKLGQKGKPLVMKFKERDSQKIFQTKITPIYCKETKRYRVGLFVRDSTAGVGTLTFYHPESNSYGALGHIITDIDTCRPINLSKGKVVGAQIEGIRRSKKGQPGEKMGVFHRGEGIVGNITKNTNCGIFGKLNKAPENTYTQGTIPVAMANQVKEGPAYIYTVLQGNKIEKYDIEVEQINLYGRAEGKGMIIRITDKELLAKTGGIIQGMSGSPIIQDGRLIGAVTHVFVNDPTRGYGVMAEWMLYDSGVLPKQVSERKNAQFGARGYVAC, from the coding sequence GTGGCGATTATCTTCTTGGGCCTTTGTCTTCAGCTCCCGTTCCAATTGCTAAATCATTTGCCGATTCAACAAAGTGTATCCGTAGGTGATAAACTTAGTTTTGACATCGGATTACCTAAATATTTAGAGCAGAACCTCTTAAAGTATAGCTATGAAACCAATCTTAATTCCTCAGCAATTATTACAACCGGAAATATTACTCCTGTGGCAACCACTCCGGGCCAACTGGATGTGCAGGTAAAATTATTTGGTTTAATCCCTGTAAGAAATATTTCGGTCAATGTTATACCGGAAATCAGGGTGATACCTGGCGGTCAGGCAGTGGGTGTGATGATCGAATCAGAGGGAGTCATGGTTGTCGGTCGCTCCGCTATTATTGATGAAGAGGGAAAAAGACATAATCCCGCAGCCGAAGCAGGTATTCAATTGGGGGATATACTCCTCAGTGTGAACGATCAAGTGGTGGAGACTGAAAGCCAGGCTCAGGAGATGATCAATAAGCTGGGGCAAAAAGGTAAACCATTGGTTATGAAATTTAAGGAGAGAGATTCCCAGAAAATATTTCAAACCAAAATCACACCCATTTACTGTAAGGAAACAAAGCGCTATCGAGTGGGGCTGTTTGTCCGTGACAGTACAGCGGGAGTGGGTACCCTGACTTTTTACCACCCGGAAAGCAATTCCTATGGTGCCTTGGGTCATATTATCACGGATATTGATACCTGTCGGCCCATTAATTTAAGTAAAGGAAAAGTAGTGGGGGCACAAATTGAAGGAATAAGAAGGAGTAAAAAAGGGCAGCCGGGAGAAAAAATGGGAGTTTTTCACAGAGGGGAAGGTATTGTCGGTAACATTACCAAAAATACCAATTGCGGTATCTTTGGTAAGCTTAACAAAGCACCTGAAAATACTTACACCCAGGGAACTATACCGGTGGCCATGGCCAATCAGGTAAAGGAAGGGCCAGCTTATATTTATACTGTTTTACAGGGCAATAAGATTGAAAAATATGATATTGAAGTAGAACAAATTAACCTTTATGGTCGGGCCGAAGGAAAAGGTATGATTATCAGAATAACCGATAAAGAACTACTGGCCAAGACCGGCGGCATTATCCAGGGGATGTCAGGCAGTCCTATTATACAAGATGGTAGACTCATTGGCGCTGTTACCCATGTTTTTGTCAATGACCCCACCAGAGGCTACGGAGTAATGGCTGAGTGGATGTTATATGACTCAGGAGTACTACCTAAACAAGTGAGCGAGAGAAAAAATGCACAATTTGGCGCTAGAGGCTATGTAGCGTGCTAA
- the spo0A gene encoding sporulation transcription factor Spo0A has translation MIRKAIKVLIADDNRDFCELLKEFINEQDDFVLVGMAYNGLEALEIINQQTPDVIVLDIIMPHLDGIGVLEKISSGAVAHKPKVIMLTAFGQESVTARAVELGADYYILKPFDFSVLGTRIRQLADGVAVGQYISVNKPRNLDVAVTNIIHEMGVPAHIKGYHYLREAILCVINEVNLLGAVTKELYPMIAQKYQTTPSRVERAIRHAIELAWDRGNIEMMTKFFGYTINLERGKPTNSEFIAMVADKLRIESKVS, from the coding sequence ATGATTAGAAAGGCGATCAAGGTACTAATAGCGGATGATAACAGAGATTTCTGTGAATTGTTAAAGGAATTTATAAATGAACAGGATGACTTTGTATTAGTGGGCATGGCCTATAATGGCTTGGAAGCCTTGGAAATAATTAATCAGCAAACACCTGATGTTATAGTACTTGATATTATCATGCCACATTTAGACGGTATAGGTGTATTAGAGAAAATTTCCTCAGGGGCAGTGGCCCATAAACCCAAGGTTATTATGTTAACTGCCTTTGGCCAAGAAAGCGTTACCGCTCGGGCGGTGGAACTAGGTGCCGATTATTATATATTAAAACCCTTTGACTTTTCCGTTCTGGGCACGAGAATCCGTCAACTGGCCGATGGTGTGGCAGTAGGCCAGTATATTTCTGTCAACAAACCACGCAATTTAGATGTGGCAGTTACCAACATTATTCACGAGATGGGAGTACCCGCCCATATTAAAGGATATCATTATCTCCGTGAGGCCATTCTCTGCGTGATTAATGAAGTAAATCTGTTAGGGGCAGTTACCAAAGAGCTGTACCCCATGATTGCGCAAAAATACCAAACTACACCCAGCCGGGTTGAAAGGGCCATTCGCCATGCCATTGAGTTAGCCTGGGATCGCGGTAATATCGAAATGATGACCAAGTTCTTCGGTTACACCATCAACCTGGAACGTGGTAAGCCCACTAACTCTGAATTTATTGCCATGGTGGCGGATAAATTGAGAATTGAGAGTAAAGTAAGCTAA